Proteins encoded together in one Porites lutea chromosome 2, jaPorLute2.1, whole genome shotgun sequence window:
- the LOC140925515 gene encoding vesicular inhibitory amino acid transporter-like, which yields MNQGYRNLSQVSESDEETVLELQSSDAESSSDDESVSSENYIETESAASPPEGTSSTWKATMNLLNYIEGVGLLALPYSIKKGGITTVISLFLLPIISWYAGKVLVESLYDNDEKKGKIRVRSTWKEIGDAIYPKYAGKIVAWNQNIGFVLAAVGYLILCGSLTSHALPTIPLSQTSWTYFAALLILPTMFLKSYSQIAWLSTISIVAIGLTTALTVWYGVKNIENWDPGTLLFWDFEGVFISLGITLLSYGVAGIIPSVEKSMKNKSDFGKALASALAASVVIKVIIAVFGFLTFGSKTDEAILTNFPVGPLNITASISLVISSLLSIILCLRPVCESLDESTFFSELTSDISNTIRNIITRVSLVVVTLAIAIFLPHFALIAALVGSFQIVFSEFWIPFLVHLKVKYHKLSRLQIFADVLVLVFSSAFSVLGNYFSVKALVQARLNRF from the coding sequence atgaatcaAGGCTATCGCAACCTGTCACAGGTGAGTGAGAGTGACGAAGAAACAGTCTTGGAACTGCAGTCCTCGGACGCCGAAAGTTCTTCAGATGATGAAAGCGTTTCAAGTGAGAACTATATAGAGACTGAAAGCGCTGCATCTCCCCCTGAAGGGACATCCTCGACATGGAAAGCAACAATGAACTTGTTAAACTATATCGAAGGGGTTGGATTGCTTGCTTTGCCGTATTCTATCAAAAAGGGTGGAATCACGACTGTGATATCACTGTTTTTATTGCCAATTATCTCCTGGTACGCGGGAAAAGTATTAGTCGAGAGTTTGTACGACAACGacgagaaaaaaggaaagattcgTGTAAGGTCAACTTGGAAAGAGATAGGGGACGCGATATATCCTAAATATGCAGGTAAAATTGTCGCGTGGAATCAAAAcattggttttgttttggcagCAGTCGGTTATCTAATTCTCTGTGGATCTCTCACCTCCCACGCCCTACCCACAATACCCCTCTCGCAAACTTCCTGGACCTACTTCGCTGCACTGCTTATTCTACCAACAATGTTTTTGAAATCGTACTCCCAGATTGCATGGCTAAGTACTATCAGTATAGTCGCCATTGGTCTAACTACAGCACTAACAGTATGGTATGGCGTTAAAAATATAGAGAATTGGGATCCCGGTACACTTTTGTTTTGGGACTTCGAAGGAGTCTTCATTTCGTTGGGGATCACTTTGCTTAGTTACGGCGTGGCCGGGATCATTCCTTCGGTAGAAAAAAGTATGAAGAATAAATCGGACTTTGGAAAAGCGTTGGCTTCCGCACTTGCTGCATCAGTTGTAATTAAAGTGATTATTGCAGTCTTTGGATTTTTGACTTTTGGATCCAAGACAGATGAAGCCATTCTTACCAATTTTCCCGTTGGACCTCTAAACATAACCGCTTCTATAAGTCTCGTTATTAGCAGCTTACTCTCAATCATACTTTGTTTGAGACCTGTATGTGAATCTCTCGACGAATcgacttttttttcagaattaacCTCTGATATTTCCAATACCATACGTAATATTATAACTCGGGTTTCGTTGGTAGTCGTCACACTGGCGATAGCTATATTTCTGCCACACTTCGCGCTTATAGCAGCTCTTGTGGGATCTTTTCAGATTGTATTTTCCGAGTTTTGGATTCCCTTTTTAGTGCATTTGAAGGTAAAGTACCACAAACTCAGCAGATTGCAGATTTTTGCTGATGTTTTAGTCCTGGTATTTTCAAGtgctttttctgttttgggaAATTACTTCTCTGTAAAAGCTCTCGTTCAGGCAAGACTAAACAGGTTTTAG